The proteins below come from a single Candidatus Angelobacter sp. genomic window:
- a CDS encoding YebC/PmpR family DNA-binding transcriptional regulator: MGAQWKQAGRVANATKRGQAIGKVVREIMIAAKLGGPDPDLNARLYAALGAARKASVPRDTIERAVKKGAGQTDEKITFELVTYEGFAPHKVPVIVECLTDNRNRTAPEVRHLFRAGSLGAPGSVGFFFDHVGVVEAMHAEKSRDAETDAIEAGAQNVEPLETEEIPEGHSGARFITEIKDLDGVSKFLTKAGWKVTAAEMRYVAKSLVELTEAQKKVVADFLNALDDHDDVHRVYAAIR, encoded by the coding sequence ATGGGCGCGCAATGGAAACAGGCCGGACGTGTGGCCAACGCCACAAAACGTGGACAGGCCATCGGCAAGGTCGTCCGCGAAATCATGATCGCGGCGAAGCTCGGCGGCCCCGATCCTGATCTCAACGCGAGGCTTTATGCGGCATTGGGGGCGGCCCGAAAGGCTTCCGTCCCGCGCGACACGATCGAGCGCGCCGTGAAGAAGGGCGCCGGCCAGACCGACGAAAAGATCACCTTCGAACTGGTGACCTACGAGGGCTTCGCGCCGCACAAGGTCCCGGTCATCGTGGAGTGTCTTACGGACAACCGCAACCGCACCGCGCCCGAAGTCCGGCATCTGTTTCGCGCCGGCTCGCTCGGTGCGCCGGGAAGTGTGGGCTTTTTCTTCGACCACGTCGGCGTCGTTGAAGCGATGCACGCGGAAAAGTCGCGCGATGCCGAGACCGACGCGATCGAGGCGGGCGCGCAAAATGTCGAGCCGCTGGAAACTGAGGAGATACCGGAGGGCCACAGTGGCGCGCGCTTCATCACGGAAATCAAAGACCTCGATGGCGTTTCCAAGTTTCTCACCAAGGCCGGCTGGAAGGTGACGGCGGCCGAAATGCGCTATGTCGCAAAGAGCCTTGTCGAATTGACGGAGGCACAGAAGAAGGTCGTCGCGGATTTTCTGAACGCGCTGGACGATCATGATGACGTCCACCGCGTTTACGCGGCAATCAGGTGA
- a CDS encoding M48 family metallopeptidase, which yields MNPGHIASLTACALILVRWAAELGFSSLNRRHVLAHSNAVPEPLRGVVDEPTYARSVEYTMAKDRFSSIETTWSTLVLLVTLFSGVLPWGYKLFTGWLGASAGSQAAFFFVVVVALAIPGLPFDWYSQFKLEDRFGFNTTTLKTWWLDRLKGALLAMALGCPLLALVLKLVEWTGERWWLWAWACVLGFQLLMVVLAPVLILPLFNKFTPLPEGPLRERLLALGRRTAFAARSIQVMDGSKRSRHSNAFFTGFGRFRKIVLFDTLIGQLAEPELEAVLAHEVGHCKKRHVPKMLAWSAAGLIVSLYAVAWLAKQDWFYDAFGFPPDDLAPALLVFVLLYGAVTFWISPLQNFWSRRFEYQADAFAAATLGESRSLTGALRKLNEKNLSNLTPHPLYSGFHYSHPTLMERERALARTSH from the coding sequence ATGAATCCGGGGCATATCGCCTCTCTGACCGCGTGCGCGCTGATCCTCGTCAGGTGGGCGGCCGAGCTTGGGTTTTCCAGTCTTAACCGTCGTCACGTGCTGGCTCACTCCAATGCGGTGCCCGAACCGCTTCGCGGGGTCGTTGACGAGCCGACTTATGCCAGGTCGGTCGAATACACCATGGCGAAGGACCGGTTCAGCTCGATCGAAACCACCTGGAGCACCCTCGTTCTGCTCGTCACCCTGTTCAGTGGCGTGCTGCCCTGGGGATACAAGCTGTTCACGGGCTGGCTCGGCGCATCGGCAGGGTCGCAAGCCGCGTTTTTTTTCGTGGTTGTGGTTGCACTGGCCATTCCCGGCCTGCCGTTCGACTGGTATTCGCAGTTCAAACTCGAGGACCGTTTCGGTTTCAACACCACCACTCTTAAAACCTGGTGGCTGGACCGGCTCAAAGGCGCGCTGCTTGCGATGGCGCTGGGTTGCCCGTTGTTGGCGCTCGTGTTGAAGCTGGTCGAATGGACGGGCGAACGTTGGTGGCTCTGGGCCTGGGCGTGCGTGCTCGGGTTTCAACTATTGATGGTCGTGCTGGCGCCGGTCCTGATCCTGCCCTTGTTCAACAAATTCACCCCGTTGCCGGAAGGCCCCCTGCGGGAGCGCCTGCTGGCACTTGGCCGGCGGACCGCCTTCGCCGCGCGCTCGATTCAAGTCATGGACGGCAGCAAACGTTCCCGCCACTCGAACGCCTTTTTCACCGGCTTCGGACGTTTCCGGAAAATCGTTCTGTTTGACACCTTGATCGGGCAACTGGCCGAACCCGAACTCGAGGCGGTCCTGGCCCACGAAGTCGGCCACTGCAAAAAGCGGCACGTCCCGAAAATGCTGGCGTGGTCGGCCGCCGGACTGATTGTCTCTCTTTACGCCGTCGCCTGGCTCGCAAAACAGGACTGGTTCTACGACGCGTTCGGCTTTCCACCGGACGACCTCGCCCCCGCGCTGCTCGTTTTTGTTCTCTTGTACGGCGCGGTTACATTCTGGATTTCTCCCTTGCAAAATTTCTGGTCGCGCCGCTTCGAGTATCAGGCGGACGCGTTCGCCGCCGCCACCCTGGGTGAATCGCGCTCGTTGACCGGCGCCTTGCGCAAACTGAACGAAAAGAACCTGAGCAACCTCACGCCCCACCCGCTCTACAGCGGATTTCATTATTCCCACCCGACGTTGATGGAGCGCGAGCGGGCGCTGGCCCGGACCAGCCATTGA
- a CDS encoding isoamylase early set domain-containing protein, whose translation MSTKALPKQKVTFSVLAPEAQSVKLVGDFSDWELHPVELRRLKDGQWKATLALTEGAHEYRYLVDGQWRDDPACATRVPNTFGGENCVRVVT comes from the coding sequence ATGTCAACAAAGGCACTACCGAAACAGAAGGTGACCTTCTCCGTCCTGGCCCCCGAAGCGCAAAGCGTGAAGCTGGTTGGCGACTTCAGCGATTGGGAGCTTCACCCGGTGGAGTTGAGAAGGTTGAAAGACGGCCAATGGAAGGCAACACTGGCACTGACCGAGGGAGCGCACGAGTACCGATACCTCGTGGACGGTCAGTGGCGTGACGATCCCGCTTGCGCGACGCGTGTCCCGAACACATTCGGAGGCGAAAACTGCGTTCGCGTTGTGACGTGA